From a single Gammaproteobacteria bacterium genomic region:
- a CDS encoding alpha/beta hydrolase: MRRPLRNREEGMPKVRVDGANLWYGVRGEGEPPLTLIGGFALVDKQFEFCEPYLTPHHRILQWHYRGVGKSDWTQSEPYSVERWVDDLAAILDAAGIERTALWCTSTGSSIGLRFAAKYPERMHALIAYPFIRVDDTWRNIYEASWWVGRVFGIEQLSRLYAGVVLPADVLYSEEGIKYERWAKKQYAANVNMATLKAVLDAYANVDLTADIRNIECPTLLLMGDDSALNENERMESASHDTLMREFLVIKSDVDKAEIAGAGSTYCMITKPRECCEAVVAWLAGLQD; the protein is encoded by the coding sequence ATGCGGCGACCTCTCCGCAATAGGGAGGAAGGCATGCCGAAAGTACGCGTGGACGGCGCCAATCTGTGGTACGGGGTTCGCGGCGAGGGCGAGCCACCACTCACGCTGATCGGTGGTTTTGCGCTGGTGGACAAGCAGTTCGAATTCTGCGAGCCGTACCTCACCCCGCATCACCGCATCCTGCAATGGCACTACCGCGGTGTGGGGAAGTCGGACTGGACGCAATCCGAGCCGTACTCGGTGGAACGATGGGTGGACGACCTGGCCGCGATCCTGGATGCCGCCGGGATCGAACGCACGGCGCTCTGGTGCACTTCCACGGGTTCGTCGATCGGGCTGCGCTTCGCAGCCAAGTACCCCGAGCGCATGCACGCGTTGATCGCCTATCCGTTCATCCGCGTGGACGACACCTGGCGCAACATCTACGAGGCTTCCTGGTGGGTGGGCAGGGTGTTCGGTATCGAGCAGCTATCGCGCCTCTATGCGGGTGTGGTGCTGCCGGCCGACGTGCTGTATTCCGAAGAGGGCATCAAGTACGAGCGCTGGGCCAAGAAGCAATACGCCGCCAACGTCAACATGGCCACCCTGAAGGCCGTACTGGACGCATACGCGAACGTCGACCTGACCGCCGACATCCGCAATATCGAATGCCCGACGCTCCTGCTGATGGGCGACGACAGCGCCCTGAACGAGAACGAGCGCATGGAATCGGCCAGCCACGACACGCTGATGCGCGAGTTCCTCGTCATCAAGTCGGATGTGGACAAAGCCGAGATCGCCGGAGCGGGATCGACGTATTGCATGATTACCAAGCCCCGCGAGTGTTGCGAGGCCGTCGTGGCCTGGCTCGCCGGGCTGCAGGACTGA
- the lysS gene encoding lysine--tRNA ligase, which translates to MPAPPNDRSSETVPEHRLIAERRRKLKALREQGWSFPNHYRPDAGAAELQREFAETDAAALTELGREVSVAGRLVSQRRMGRLSFASIQDGSGRIQLMLSRDTMGEEAYAQTGGMDLGDIVWARGVVTRTRTGELSVEVSKTALLTKALRPLPEKFHGLTDREQRYRRRYLDLIVNRDSREVFERRARVIAALRQFLAGRGFMEVETPVMQSIAGGAAARPFATRHHALDRDLYLRVALELHLKRLVVGGMERVFEMNRCFRNEGLSTQHNPEFTMLEVYQAYADYNDFMRMTQEMIRAATEEVLGGTRVTYQGEDYELGGDWPRLSMEQAVLEHNPGLDAARLRDADYLLECRGRLGLENDPPANAGWGKLLAELFDRTVEDRLAGPVFITGHPAEISPLSRANDDDPEITDRYELYIAGRELVNGFSELNDAEDQARRFREQVRLRESGDDEAMLYDGDFVTALEYGLPPTAGLGLGVDRLVMFLTDQPAIRDVLLFPQLRS; encoded by the coding sequence ATGCCCGCGCCGCCCAACGACCGGTCGTCCGAAACGGTCCCGGAACACCGCCTGATCGCCGAGCGCCGGCGCAAGCTCAAGGCGCTTCGGGAGCAGGGCTGGTCCTTCCCCAACCACTACCGGCCCGACGCGGGGGCCGCGGAATTGCAGCGGGAATTTGCCGAAACGGACGCGGCGGCGCTGACGGAACTCGGGCGCGAGGTCAGCGTGGCGGGGCGCCTGGTGTCGCAACGCCGGATGGGGCGCCTGAGTTTCGCCTCGATCCAGGACGGCAGCGGGCGGATCCAGCTGATGCTTTCGCGCGACACGATGGGCGAGGAGGCATACGCGCAAACCGGGGGCATGGACCTGGGCGATATTGTCTGGGCCCGGGGCGTCGTGACGCGCACGCGAACCGGCGAGTTGAGCGTTGAAGTCAGCAAGACCGCGCTGCTCACCAAGGCCCTGCGCCCTTTGCCGGAGAAATTCCACGGGCTGACCGACCGCGAACAGCGCTATCGGCGACGTTACCTGGACCTGATCGTGAACCGCGATTCGCGCGAGGTATTCGAGCGCCGCGCTCGCGTGATCGCCGCGCTGAGGCAGTTTCTGGCCGGCCGAGGGTTCATGGAGGTGGAAACGCCCGTCATGCAGTCCATTGCCGGCGGCGCGGCCGCGCGACCCTTCGCCACGCGACACCACGCGCTGGACCGGGACTTGTACCTGCGCGTGGCCCTGGAGTTGCATCTCAAGCGCCTAGTGGTGGGCGGAATGGAGCGCGTTTTCGAAATGAACCGCTGTTTCCGCAACGAAGGCCTTTCGACCCAGCACAACCCCGAATTCACGATGCTGGAGGTTTACCAGGCGTACGCCGACTACAACGACTTCATGCGGATGACGCAGGAGATGATCCGTGCGGCGACCGAAGAGGTGCTTGGCGGGACCCGCGTGACCTACCAGGGGGAGGACTATGAACTGGGCGGCGACTGGCCGCGATTGAGCATGGAGCAGGCGGTCCTGGAACACAATCCGGGATTGGATGCGGCGCGGCTGCGCGACGCGGATTACCTGCTCGAATGCCGCGGGCGCCTGGGCCTGGAGAACGATCCGCCGGCAAACGCCGGCTGGGGCAAGCTTCTGGCCGAACTGTTCGACCGCACGGTGGAGGACCGGCTTGCCGGGCCGGTGTTCATTACCGGCCATCCGGCCGAGATTTCGCCGCTGTCGCGCGCCAACGACGACGATCCGGAGATCACCGACCGCTACGAGCTGTACATCGCCGGGCGGGAACTGGTGAACGGATTCTCGGAGTTGAACGACGCCGAAGACCAGGCCCGCCGCTTTCGTGAGCAGGTGCGTCTGCGCGAGAGCGGCGACGACGAGGCCATGCTGTATGACGGGGATTTCGTCACCGCCCTCGAATACGGCCTGCCGCCCACCGCGGGCCTGGGCCTGGGCGTCGACCGCCTGGTCATGTTCCTGACCGACCAGCCGGCGATTCGCGACGTGCTGCTGTTCCCGCAACTGCGCAGCTGA
- a CDS encoding DUF4437 domain-containing protein, protein MPMRREDCLDVSAVEPRPVNAGYTPGAVARNLSTESKTGGEHLVMELPAGWSLPRGRNEADVDLYVLEGALEVGGESWMQGCYGYFPAGMAWGPVRTSGGCRLLLFTSRPLAFKEAGDSLADAHVDRHIGRTNTWHLPWVDPMADIVKRSTWKDPKTGQEARPPGVLTKGLRKDDGTKEVIALTALAPGFVDPGTEHHPHNECLYLIAGDCYIGYTFDHRREDVKEDLVLTRDHYIGRPPGVRHGPVCSISGAFWLIYLADYYTGIFGKVDDWEERVNSYFASASFR, encoded by the coding sequence ATGCCGATGCGCAGAGAAGACTGCCTGGACGTAAGCGCCGTCGAACCGCGGCCGGTCAATGCCGGGTACACGCCCGGCGCCGTGGCCCGCAACCTGAGCACCGAGAGCAAGACCGGAGGCGAACACCTGGTCATGGAGTTGCCCGCGGGCTGGTCCCTCCCGCGCGGCCGAAACGAGGCCGACGTGGATCTCTACGTGCTGGAAGGGGCACTGGAGGTTGGCGGCGAATCCTGGATGCAGGGCTGTTACGGCTATTTCCCGGCCGGCATGGCCTGGGGGCCGGTCCGCACGTCCGGCGGCTGCCGGCTCCTGCTTTTCACCAGCCGGCCGCTGGCCTTCAAGGAGGCGGGCGACTCGCTGGCGGATGCGCACGTCGACCGGCATATCGGACGCACCAACACCTGGCACCTGCCATGGGTCGATCCGATGGCGGACATCGTCAAGCGCTCCACCTGGAAAGACCCGAAAACCGGCCAGGAGGCCCGCCCGCCCGGCGTCCTGACCAAGGGCCTGCGCAAGGACGACGGCACAAAGGAGGTGATCGCCCTGACCGCGCTGGCGCCGGGTTTCGTCGACCCGGGCACCGAGCACCATCCGCACAATGAATGCCTGTACCTGATCGCCGGCGATTGCTACATCGGCTACACCTTCGATCACAGGCGCGAGGACGTGAAGGAAGACCTCGTGCTGACCAGGGACCATTACATCGGCCGCCCGCCGGGCGTGCGTCACGGCCCGGTGTGCAGCATCAGCGGCGCGTTCTGGCTGATCTACCTGGCGGACTACTACACGGGCATCTTCGGCAAGGTGGACGACTGGGAAGAACGAGTCAACAGCTACTTCGCCAGCGCTTCCTTTCGCTGA
- a CDS encoding BCCT family transporter, with product MSDPESRAGTSAVQVDRVLFWAMVAVILAWGIFLLGFPDSAGDATDRTYNWIAREVGVFYQWIVMTAIVVLAVIALGRYGSYRLGGKDASRDYSTFSWVSMLFCTGIGGGLLYWAPIEWAFYVDTPPFGLEPGSAEALEWAPAYGFFHWGVSAWALYAFATVAIAYPYYQRKVAYLRLSTSLVGLFGRNVAGRPLGRVVDFVFIVAMVGGTATSLSLATPMVGACISALFGVGETFAIDIGVIAISVALFATSVYLGIDKGIKRFSEINAIAAIIFALYVLLTGPTAFALKLGTSSFGLMIQEFVRMNTWTDPILSSNFIEDWTIFYWAWWLAYAPFVGLFVTRISRGRTLREVIGGMLLYGTLGCALFYVCIGNTAQWMDTTGALAIRETLAIDGPETAIAGFLAALKPFPLPMLAYVALTFIFIATTYDSASYAIAASATRGLTAGRNPHRWHRVFWALAIVVLPVGLIFVGGLPAAKSASLVVSLPLLVIGVAMAVSLFRLLREDRADLDVNDAAAPKGS from the coding sequence ATGAGCGATCCTGAATCCAGGGCGGGTACGTCCGCGGTACAGGTCGACCGCGTGCTGTTCTGGGCGATGGTCGCGGTCATTCTGGCGTGGGGGATCTTCCTGCTGGGATTCCCGGATTCCGCCGGCGACGCAACCGATAGAACCTACAACTGGATTGCCCGCGAAGTGGGCGTCTTTTACCAATGGATCGTGATGACGGCGATCGTAGTGCTGGCCGTGATCGCTCTTGGCCGCTACGGAAGCTATCGCCTGGGCGGAAAGGATGCTTCACGGGATTATTCGACGTTTTCCTGGGTCTCCATGCTGTTCTGCACCGGGATCGGCGGCGGCCTGTTGTATTGGGCTCCCATCGAGTGGGCGTTCTACGTGGATACGCCGCCATTCGGCCTGGAGCCCGGCTCGGCGGAGGCCCTGGAATGGGCGCCGGCGTACGGATTCTTTCATTGGGGCGTCTCGGCCTGGGCGCTGTACGCCTTTGCAACCGTGGCCATTGCCTACCCCTACTACCAGAGAAAGGTCGCCTATCTCAGGCTTTCGACATCGCTGGTTGGATTGTTCGGCCGGAATGTCGCCGGCCGGCCGCTCGGCAGGGTGGTGGACTTTGTCTTCATTGTCGCGATGGTGGGCGGAACGGCCACCTCGCTCAGTCTCGCGACTCCGATGGTGGGAGCCTGCATCAGTGCGCTGTTCGGGGTCGGCGAGACTTTTGCCATCGACATCGGCGTAATCGCAATTTCGGTGGCTCTTTTCGCCACCAGCGTGTATCTGGGCATCGACAAGGGCATCAAGCGTTTCAGCGAGATCAACGCCATAGCCGCGATCATCTTTGCGCTCTATGTTCTCTTGACCGGCCCTACCGCGTTTGCGCTCAAACTGGGGACCAGCAGCTTTGGGCTGATGATCCAGGAATTCGTTCGCATGAACACCTGGACGGACCCCATCCTCTCCTCGAACTTCATCGAGGACTGGACGATTTTCTACTGGGCCTGGTGGCTGGCGTATGCGCCCTTTGTGGGTTTGTTCGTTACCCGGATCTCACGCGGGCGCACATTACGGGAAGTGATCGGCGGGATGCTGCTCTACGGGACGCTGGGCTGTGCGCTGTTCTACGTGTGCATCGGCAACACCGCGCAATGGATGGATACCACCGGAGCGCTGGCCATCCGGGAAACGCTGGCCATCGATGGGCCGGAGACGGCCATCGCCGGGTTCCTCGCTGCGCTGAAGCCGTTTCCGCTGCCGATGCTGGCGTATGTGGCGCTTACGTTCATATTCATCGCCACGACCTACGATTCCGCTTCGTACGCGATCGCAGCATCAGCCACCCGAGGATTGACGGCGGGGCGGAATCCGCACCGCTGGCATCGCGTTTTCTGGGCGCTTGCGATCGTTGTCTTGCCGGTCGGTTTGATCTTCGTGGGCGGATTGCCGGCGGCGAAGTCCGCATCGCTGGTAGTATCTCTGCCTTTGCTGGTCATCGGCGTTGCAATGGCGGTCTCGCTTTTTCGGCTCTTGCGCGAAGACCGGGCGGATCTGGACGTAAACGACGCGGCAGCGCCGAAAGGCTCCTGA
- a CDS encoding type II toxin-antitoxin system RelE/ParE family toxin, translating to MLEIRKTDVYAKWLDGLRDTRARVRVLVRVERLATGNPGDVRPVGEGVSELRIDYGPGYRVYFKKQAREIVILLAGGDKRTQSDDVRTALRLARNL from the coding sequence ATGCTTGAGATCCGCAAGACGGATGTCTACGCCAAGTGGCTGGATGGATTGCGGGACACACGCGCTCGGGTTCGCGTTCTGGTTCGAGTCGAGCGGCTGGCCACCGGAAATCCGGGAGATGTCCGGCCGGTAGGCGAAGGTGTGTCGGAACTGCGGATTGACTATGGACCGGGGTACCGTGTGTATTTCAAGAAGCAGGCCCGCGAGATCGTTATTCTGTTGGCCGGCGGTGACAAGCGCACGCAAAGCGACGACGTCAGGACGGCGTTGCGCCTCGCACGAAACCTGTAG
- a CDS encoding aminopeptidase P family protein yields MLLNRERAMELMERDGLDALIAVTPNNVLYLSDFDTDFLYDVPWVACAILPRDPDIPPCLVVTEIEAAVLVQRPTWMPDKRLYYFGVYGGVLKVHTFAEDTELKGEDLAIRRMVAELEEEPYAGINGAVCAMLSETGLDKGRLGFDDTRFAGLLGDTVEHAEVVDAGNLLIEIRMVKSPDEIAILKEAAVKNEAALRSALAAISDGATWNDVYTAYEVRVVEQGARPFATFNGAGPMSAGAGRPEREYVIRPGDQVCFDSMMKWRRYMGDAQRTAVLGEASPKLERYWKAYMAGIDEAYSNLRPGIQTGELRNRVIQAVRAAGLPSFELAFTHGIGLDHIEVPFIAGGNLGDFRIEENMVLNIDMELHEIGWGGMFFEESVRITANGSERLYDLERDLIRV; encoded by the coding sequence ATGTTGCTGAATCGCGAGAGGGCGATGGAGCTGATGGAGCGCGACGGGCTGGACGCGCTGATCGCCGTCACGCCCAACAACGTCCTGTACCTGAGCGATTTCGACACCGATTTCCTCTACGACGTGCCCTGGGTGGCCTGCGCCATCCTGCCGCGCGATCCGGACATCCCGCCCTGCCTGGTGGTGACCGAGATCGAGGCGGCCGTGCTGGTCCAACGGCCCACCTGGATGCCGGACAAGCGCCTGTATTACTTCGGCGTGTACGGCGGCGTGCTGAAAGTGCATACCTTCGCCGAGGACACCGAGCTCAAGGGCGAGGACCTGGCCATCCGGCGGATGGTCGCGGAACTGGAGGAAGAGCCGTACGCCGGCATCAACGGCGCCGTCTGCGCCATGCTCAGCGAAACCGGCCTGGACAAGGGCAGGCTCGGGTTTGACGACACGCGGTTCGCCGGTCTTCTGGGCGATACCGTGGAGCATGCCGAAGTCGTCGACGCCGGAAATCTGCTGATCGAGATCCGGATGGTCAAGTCGCCCGATGAAATCGCCATACTCAAGGAAGCGGCGGTCAAGAACGAGGCGGCGCTTCGGTCCGCGCTGGCCGCGATCAGCGACGGGGCCACCTGGAACGACGTGTATACCGCCTACGAGGTGCGGGTGGTGGAGCAGGGCGCCCGCCCGTTCGCCACCTTCAACGGCGCGGGTCCCATGAGCGCCGGCGCGGGCCGCCCCGAGCGCGAATATGTGATCCGCCCCGGCGACCAGGTCTGCTTCGACAGCATGATGAAGTGGCGCCGCTACATGGGCGATGCGCAGCGCACGGCGGTCCTGGGCGAGGCGTCACCCAAGCTGGAACGCTACTGGAAGGCCTATATGGCGGGGATCGACGAGGCCTATTCCAACCTGCGTCCCGGCATACAGACCGGCGAATTGCGCAATCGGGTCATCCAGGCGGTGCGCGCGGCCGGATTGCCGAGTTTCGAGCTGGCCTTTACCCACGGTATCGGCCTGGATCACATCGAAGTTCCGTTCATCGCCGGCGGCAACCTCGGCGATTTCCGCATCGAGGAGAACATGGTGCTGAACATCGACATGGAACTGCACGAGATCGGCTGGGGCGGAATGTTCTTCGAAGAATCCGTGCGAATCACCGCCAACGGTTCCGAGCGCCTCTACGACCTCGAACGCGACCTGATCCGCGTTTAG
- a CDS encoding putative addiction module antidote protein: MTKTKTTTSPYDVAEHLRTPEEMASYLEACIEEADGDAAFIAKALGDIARAKGMSQVASDAGLSRESLYKALSGERKPTLDTVLRVVRALGLKLRAEAVSG; this comes from the coding sequence ATGACTAAGACCAAGACCACTACATCACCCTACGACGTTGCCGAGCACCTTCGTACGCCGGAGGAGATGGCGTCCTATCTGGAGGCTTGCATTGAGGAGGCCGATGGCGACGCCGCGTTTATCGCCAAGGCGTTGGGGGACATAGCCCGCGCCAAGGGCATGTCTCAGGTCGCCAGCGATGCCGGGTTGTCCCGTGAAAGTCTCTACAAGGCGCTATCGGGAGAACGCAAACCGACATTGGACACCGTTCTCAGGGTTGTCCGCGCTTTAGGCTTGAAATTGCGCGCTGAGGCGGTATCCGGATAG
- a CDS encoding type II toxin-antitoxin system VapC family toxin, whose amino-acid sequence MTLVLDASAIVAALVDSGREGQWAEFLIAHGSLTAPELAMAECSNILRRLERAERISGLEANSAQRDLLRLDVQLFPFAPFAGRVWELRSNLSSYDAWYVAMAEAFECPLATLDRRLGRATGPVCEVITPASGRPVARRS is encoded by the coding sequence GTGACACTGGTCCTGGATGCGTCCGCAATCGTCGCGGCGCTGGTTGACTCGGGACGCGAAGGGCAATGGGCGGAATTCCTTATTGCCCACGGCTCGCTTACCGCTCCGGAACTTGCCATGGCGGAGTGCAGCAACATCCTGCGACGGCTGGAGCGGGCCGAAAGGATTTCAGGGCTGGAGGCGAACAGCGCTCAACGAGATCTGCTTCGGCTCGACGTCCAGTTGTTTCCTTTCGCGCCATTTGCGGGACGCGTCTGGGAGCTGCGAAGCAACCTGAGCAGCTATGACGCCTGGTACGTAGCGATGGCCGAAGCTTTCGAGTGCCCGTTGGCGACTCTGGACCGGAGGCTGGGCCGCGCCACCGGGCCGGTTTGCGAGGTTATTACGCCTGCCTCAGGCCGACCGGTGGCCCGGCGATCGTAG
- a CDS encoding DUF4437 domain-containing protein, giving the protein MTKSRSFDEPDSPMTRPRVEFLRLDGVALTPSAAPAIGHGLRAAVLSAQPGDSGARSLLVRAEPYWCSHDGGVLEGDLEILLLEGDLRLGECEFARGSYAFLPRGLAVAGAETRSGFAALWMSEGRDGLSQDSEPAAAYREERKTGPLDVNAIAWQPVPDFPGRTSEEAGSGLKVRRLRTDPDTGAYTLMTRQAPGWCDPRLEAHETWEELVLLQGDYLMGETGMITSGAYIFRPGEKPHGPQATRGGCVWFCRGEKEIDFRFTEPEWSAPRCRQYLAQAAPDPRPQLWGNWS; this is encoded by the coding sequence ATGACGAAGAGCCGAAGTTTCGATGAGCCGGATTCTCCAATGACGCGTCCGCGAGTTGAGTTTCTGCGTCTGGACGGCGTGGCGCTGACGCCGTCGGCGGCGCCTGCTATCGGGCATGGATTGCGGGCGGCCGTTCTCAGTGCCCAGCCGGGCGACTCGGGAGCCAGGAGCCTGCTGGTGCGGGCCGAGCCGTACTGGTGTTCTCACGACGGTGGGGTGCTGGAAGGCGATCTCGAGATTCTCCTCCTTGAAGGCGACCTCAGGCTGGGCGAATGCGAATTTGCGCGCGGCAGTTACGCATTCCTCCCCCGGGGGCTAGCCGTCGCCGGCGCCGAAACCCGCAGCGGGTTCGCGGCGCTGTGGATGAGCGAGGGCCGTGACGGGCTCTCGCAGGACTCCGAACCTGCGGCGGCGTATCGGGAGGAGCGAAAGACCGGGCCGCTGGATGTTAACGCCATTGCGTGGCAGCCTGTGCCCGATTTTCCCGGCCGAACGAGCGAGGAGGCGGGGTCCGGCCTGAAGGTGCGCAGGCTGCGCACCGATCCGGACACCGGCGCCTACACGCTGATGACGCGTCAGGCGCCGGGATGGTGCGATCCGAGGCTGGAGGCGCACGAAACCTGGGAGGAACTGGTGCTGTTGCAGGGCGATTACCTGATGGGCGAGACCGGCATGATCACTTCGGGGGCCTATATCTTCCGTCCGGGCGAGAAACCGCACGGTCCGCAGGCCACGCGCGGCGGTTGCGTGTGGTTCTGCCGCGGCGAGAAGGAAATCGACTTCCGGTTCACCGAGCCGGAGTGGAGCGCGCCGCGCTGCCGTCAGTACCTGGCGCAGGCCGCGCCGGATCCGCGACCGCAGCTATGGGGAAACTGGAGCTGA
- the purU gene encoding formyltetrahydrofolate deformylase, with product MTEYLLVLSCPDRTGLIYAVTRWLLENGCNVLDSDTYKDPFRERFFMRVHFSGDVALDELRESFEPRARELQMRWELVLAESRPRVLIMVSKHLHCLLDLLNRVRLGQLAIDIPLIVSNHPDAEWLAKAANIEYLHLPVTPANKADQEQRVVREIEKHDVDFVVLARYMQIISPTLCERLPGRMINIHHSFLPGFKGAKPYHQAYRRGVKLIGATAHYVTAQLDDGPIIAQDVQPVGHRMTPDDLAAVGKDIERVVLARAVQYHAQMRVLINGRRTVVFR from the coding sequence TTGACCGAATACCTGCTTGTGCTGTCCTGCCCGGACCGGACCGGGCTGATCTACGCCGTCACGCGCTGGCTGCTCGAAAACGGCTGCAACGTGCTGGACAGCGACACCTACAAGGACCCCTTCCGCGAGCGCTTCTTCATGCGCGTTCACTTCTCCGGCGATGTTGCGCTCGATGAGCTGCGCGAGTCGTTCGAGCCCAGGGCGCGGGAGCTTCAGATGCGCTGGGAGCTGGTGCTGGCCGAGTCCCGTCCGCGCGTGCTGATCATGGTCTCCAAACATCTGCATTGCCTGCTTGACCTGCTCAATCGGGTCCGACTCGGCCAACTGGCGATCGACATTCCGCTCATCGTCTCCAACCACCCCGACGCGGAATGGCTCGCGAAGGCCGCCAACATCGAATACCTCCATCTGCCGGTGACGCCGGCCAACAAGGCCGACCAGGAACAGCGGGTTGTGCGGGAAATCGAGAAGCACGACGTCGACTTCGTCGTGCTGGCGCGCTACATGCAGATTATTTCGCCGACCCTGTGCGAGCGGCTGCCTGGACGGATGATCAATATTCATCATTCCTTCCTGCCGGGTTTCAAGGGCGCCAAGCCCTATCACCAGGCCTACCGGCGCGGCGTCAAGCTGATCGGCGCCACGGCGCACTACGTCACCGCGCAGCTCGACGATGGCCCGATCATTGCGCAGGACGTGCAACCGGTCGGTCATCGCATGACACCCGACGATCTGGCCGCCGTCGGCAAGGACATCGAACGCGTGGTGCTGGCCCGCGCGGTGCAGTACCACGCGCAGATGCGCGTGCTGATCAACGGTCGCCGCACGGTCGTGTTCCGCTGA
- a CDS encoding MFS transporter, producing MTDWAARVLNFKRGELRLALLASLFHFCVLCGYFFLRPVRDAMGVARGMDELRWLFAVTSVSSLILVLLFAGVVARMNRRRFIPAGYGFVVVCLLGFAALLFANAQAGGGLIGSDTETPLARGVGYTFYVWLSTINLFSTSLFWAFMADIFVVDQGKRIFPFITVGGTLGAAVGGWTTNAISNMTESAYLPVGLMLTGAALFVVAIVVMLRLDETAVQSSDSSLADPGRAPVTMPGQRIGGGFFDGLRAVGTSPYLVGIALFIVFMAVSNTLIYFTQANFIFVATDTFSSRVGAFALFDALAQSLTLLTQVFIATRVIRRLGVGWTLAILPLVTLAGFAILAIWPLFGVMAIFQAVHRTTRYALSRPARETLFIVVPPSERYKAKPLIDVFLYRGGDLAGVGIHALLSALGSLGVMVAAVTPFAAVWSALSVALGRAQTRRDPAQQPADTGPLPSDTRAETAS from the coding sequence ATGACGGATTGGGCTGCGCGAGTATTGAATTTCAAGCGGGGCGAGTTGCGCCTGGCCTTGCTCGCGTCGCTATTTCACTTTTGCGTGTTGTGTGGCTACTTCTTCCTGCGCCCGGTACGCGACGCGATGGGCGTGGCGCGGGGTATGGACGAACTCCGCTGGCTGTTTGCGGTCACGTCCGTTTCTTCCCTGATCCTTGTCCTGCTTTTTGCAGGTGTGGTCGCCCGCATGAACCGGCGCCGGTTCATCCCGGCCGGCTACGGATTCGTCGTCGTGTGTCTTCTGGGATTCGCAGCGCTGCTGTTCGCAAACGCCCAGGCTGGCGGCGGCTTGATCGGCAGCGATACGGAAACGCCGCTGGCGCGCGGCGTCGGTTACACGTTCTACGTCTGGCTCAGCACAATCAACCTGTTCAGCACCAGCTTGTTCTGGGCATTCATGGCCGACATTTTTGTTGTCGATCAGGGCAAGCGCATTTTTCCCTTCATCACTGTCGGAGGGACGCTGGGGGCCGCGGTGGGCGGCTGGACTACCAACGCGATCAGCAATATGACCGAGTCGGCTTACTTGCCGGTGGGACTCATGCTCACCGGGGCGGCGTTGTTCGTGGTGGCTATCGTCGTGATGCTGAGGTTGGACGAGACGGCCGTTCAGTCCAGCGATTCGAGTCTTGCCGATCCAGGGCGGGCGCCCGTCACGATGCCCGGGCAACGAATTGGCGGCGGATTCTTCGATGGATTGAGGGCGGTGGGAACGTCGCCGTACCTGGTGGGGATCGCGCTGTTCATCGTGTTCATGGCCGTCTCCAACACACTGATCTATTTCACCCAAGCCAATTTCATCTTTGTTGCAACCGATACGTTCAGCAGTCGCGTGGGCGCTTTTGCACTTTTCGACGCGCTCGCCCAGTCGCTGACACTTCTGACTCAGGTATTCATCGCGACCCGGGTGATCCGGCGTCTGGGCGTCGGCTGGACGCTGGCGATTCTGCCTCTGGTAACGCTGGCGGGCTTCGCAATTCTGGCCATCTGGCCACTATTCGGCGTTATGGCGATCTTTCAGGCCGTGCATCGCACTACCCGTTACGCCTTGTCGCGCCCAGCCCGCGAGACACTGTTCATCGTCGTGCCGCCCTCGGAACGGTACAAGGCCAAGCCGTTGATCGACGTCTTCCTCTACCGGGGCGGCGACCTTGCGGGCGTCGGTATCCACGCGCTGCTCAGTGCGCTGGGCAGCCTGGGGGTCATGGTTGCGGCGGTCACGCCCTTCGCCGCCGTGTGGAGCGCGCTTTCCGTGGCGCTGGGCCGCGCGCAAACGCGGCGCGATCCAGCCCAGCAGCCCGCCGACACCGGCCCCTTGCCCTCGGATACGCGAGCTGAAACCGCAAGTTAA